In Thermoanaerobaculales bacterium, one DNA window encodes the following:
- the rsgA gene encoding ribosome small subunit-dependent GTPase A: protein MELVDGTVIATHGPLVRVQVGDRTMVMASRRRLDWEGGRPAAARLVVGDRVAVEMKGGDGVVVAVAKRRNSIVRSSPGADRPQVVAANIDQALLVFAARVPEARRGLLDRFLVASHLAGVEAVVVINKVDQGTEDVEGWLPVYEGLGYEVYRVSARTGWGLGRIKRRLAEKTTLFCGPSGAGKSALLNAVYPGFRLKVGSVSEATGKGRHTTTTAELMPLPYGGFVVDTPGLKEFGLWQASREQLAGAFPELAGRVAGCRFGDCSHLQEPGCAVLEAVADGSVDRDRYRSYAKILEETCS from the coding sequence ATGGAGCTGGTCGACGGGACCGTCATCGCCACCCACGGACCGCTGGTGCGAGTCCAGGTTGGCGACCGCACCATGGTAATGGCGTCACGGCGGAGGCTCGACTGGGAGGGCGGCAGGCCGGCGGCGGCCCGCCTGGTGGTGGGCGACCGGGTGGCCGTCGAGATGAAGGGCGGCGACGGGGTGGTCGTGGCGGTGGCGAAGCGGCGCAACAGCATCGTCCGCAGCTCGCCGGGGGCCGACCGGCCGCAGGTGGTGGCTGCCAACATCGACCAGGCGCTGCTGGTGTTCGCGGCGCGGGTGCCCGAGGCCAGGCGCGGCCTGCTCGATCGGTTCCTGGTGGCGAGCCACTTGGCCGGGGTCGAGGCGGTGGTCGTCATCAACAAGGTCGACCAGGGGACCGAGGACGTCGAGGGCTGGCTCCCCGTCTACGAGGGGCTTGGCTACGAGGTGTATCGGGTGTCCGCCCGGACGGGCTGGGGCCTGGGCCGGATCAAGCGGCGCCTGGCGGAGAAGACCACCCTGTTTTGCGGGCCGTCGGGGGCGGGCAAGTCGGCCCTCCTCAACGCGGTCTACCCCGGCTTCCGGCTCAAGGTCGGCTCGGTTTCGGAAGCGACCGGCAAGGGGCGGCACACCACGACCACGGCCGAGCTGATGCCGCTGCCGTACGGGGGGTTCGTCGTCGACACGCCGGGCCTCAAGGAGTTCGGACTGTGGCAGGCGTCGCGGGAGCAGCTCGCGGGGGCGTTCCCGGAGCTCGCCGGCCGGGTGGCCGGGTGTCGCTTCGGCGACTGCAGCCACCTCCAGGAGCCGGGCTGCGCGGTGCTCGAGGCGGTCGCCGACGGCAGCGTCGATCGCGATCGCTATCGCAGCTACGCCAAGATCCTCGAGGAGACTTGCTCGTAG